In the Drosophila virilis strain 15010-1051.87 chromosome 4, Dvir_AGI_RSII-ME, whole genome shotgun sequence genome, tacatacatacatacatacatacatacatacatacatacatacatacatacatacatacctacatacatacctgCCTACCGCCCCCTTAGTGCTCCTCCTCCTGGTCCTCCGGCTCCTCAGCTCCCAGCGTTGAAGCCGCCTGGCActaatttataaatgaaactTGCATGCCTTACttaaatttttgagaatcgaggaggagggcagCTTTAAATTTACCGCGCAACAAGACATATTGGTCtgctatttgtattttataagacaatttacatacatacatacatacatatatacgcacatacatacacacacacacgtacacacgcacacacacacggacacgcccacatacacattcacacccacatacatacatagacataagtcaaaatttcccaaactcataacttggtcaaatctcatatGCATtcatgcatacacacaaacatatatggacacatacatgcaaacatacatacataaacatagACATCTACATCTTTCTGCTGAGCATTTCTTACAAATTCacataacaaatttataaattttccaACTGACCTGATCTGTTGCCTAAAATCATGTATATTTGGTATTAACATAAAAGCTAAATATACAATTATCaagtaataattataaaaaacaataaatacacAGATCGAATCGTACATGGAAGCAACTCAATCGTTTCCAATTATTTACAGCTAATCGATTTTAGCAAAGTCCGCCAAGCTAATGTCCTGCGCCTGCAGCATGCTATGGAACAGGGAATTGGCATcggctgccagctgctgcggTTTGCCCTGCTCACAAATACGGCCATCGTCCAGCACAAGGATGCGATCCATGGCCTGCAGGCCGCGCAAACGATGTGCTATGAATATCAATGTGCAACTCTTGAAGGCATTCCGCAGCGCCTGCTGCATGCACAGGTCGGACTCGTCGTCCAGCGAGGAGGTGCCCTCATCAATGCAAACGACCTTGGCATTCTTGAGCAGCGCACGGGCCAAGCAAAGCAGCTGACGTTGTCCGGCCGACAGATTGTTGCCGCAACGCTCGACACGCCCATCCAGGCCACCCAGCTGCTGGACGAGCAGTGTGGCGGCTGCCGAGTTCTTGATGGCATGCCAAATCTCCGAGTCGTAATACTTGTGACTAGGGTCCAGATTTTCACGCACCGTGCctgccaaaagaaaaacagttgAGTGAAGATTGAAGTCAAGAAAGCCATTAGGTAACCTACCCTCAAAGAGGAAGGGCTCCTGCGTGATGACGCCGATGCGTTCGCGAAGCAAACTCAACGCCAGCGTCTTTAGATTCATCTGGTCGAGATAGATGTCGCCCTGACTAAGTGGGGCAACGCGCAGCAATGCGGCCAGCACGGAGCTTTTGCCGGCTCCCGTGCGGCCCACAATGCCGATGCGCTCAAAGGCTTCCGTTTCGAAGCTAATGCCCCGCAACGCCGGCGATAAATGCTCCCTGTAGCTTAGCTGCACATTCTTAAAGCTGAGCACACCCTGTGTGGGCCAGCCAAATGGTGGATCCGCGCAGCCCTCGGCATTCTGTTCCGGCTCCAGCTGCAAATACTCATCCACTCGCTCGACCGCAACCAGCTCCTGCTCGGTCTCGGCAACAGCATGCAGCAGATCACCCAGCTGGCCGGTTATGGACAGTGCATACGATATGCACAGACCGACCAGGCCAGGATTGGTGGTATGCGAGGCGGTTATGGCGGCCAACAGGCCAGCGCCGCCCACCAGCAGCGAGCCGAGCAGCTGGAGACGCAGCGCCAACCATTGCTGTGCCGCTGCCGCGGACAGCTGTGCCTTGGTGCTCTCCTCCAGCTTGCCCTGGAAATCGCGCTGGAAACGGCCACTAGCGCGCATGCTGCGTATCGTGGACAAACCTTCCAGGGTCTCCGTGAAGTGTGTGTACAAAGGAGACATGGCGTTGCTGGACAATCGCTTAATATCCCGCGACGCATGTCGATAGCGCTGCTGCAGATTCAAATAGATCGGCACCATGGGTATTATGATCAGCACCAGCCAGGGCATGGCATACAGGCTGACGCACAAAGCGCCCACCAAGCCCGCCAGCTGGGCCAGCAAAATGTTCAGTATAAATGGCAGCGAGTCGTCCACCGTGTTTGTGTCCGAGGAGAAGCGATTGAGTATGCGACCCACCGAGGTGACATCAAAGAAATTGAACTTGGCCTGCAAGGAATTACAATTGATTATATGTAGACTGATCTAGTCGAGTGTGCCCGACTAGCTAATACCCTGTTGTTGTCCTAGTTGGACTTAGATCGTCTATTATCTAATACTCACAAACATGACATGCTTGAGGAGCTGCTCGTGCATAAAAATGGCCGCCTTGATGCCAGCATAGGCAAAGAGAAAGGCACGCGCGAGCGTCACCAGGGAATTGGTCACAGCAATCGCCGCAAAGATGCCCAAATAGTAGCCAGTTGTATGCGCGGCGATGCTTTCATTGTCGGAGCTGCCAGCTCGCATAAGTTGATGCTGCAGCGACGTGTCATTCGTGTGGCCATCGAGCGTTGTGTCAGTGACCCAGTGCGCCAGCCAAGCATCGCTCAGATTTCGTGTCAGCTGCATGAGCAGCACGGACAGCAGCACGGTGAGGGCCAGCGGTGCGGTCACTGCGCGCCAATAGCAGGCAAACACATTGGTAGACAGATGCCCGAACTCACGCGACTCCTCCAGCAGCAGACTGTCCACGCTGCGTTTGTCCACGTCCGCCACATTGGGCAGCTCCACGGACAACCGACGCAGCGCAAGCGAATGCTCGTCCTCttcctgctcctcctcctcggaGCTCATGTCAATGCTCTCGGTCATGTAGTCACTGGGCCGCAGCTGGCCATCCTGGACGTGCAGTATTTGATTGGCATGGAAGAAAAGCTGGGTGCTGCGCGTGACCACAATGCGCGTCTTCTGCTTGAGCAGGCCCAGCAGACAGTGGCGTATAATGTGCTTGGCCACATGGGCGTCCAGCGAGGACAGCACATCGTCCAGCAGATAAACTGGAAGAGTACAAGAAAGATGTTAATAGAATTAAATGAGATGGGACTTGCAACATGCCCACCCTTCTTGTTCTGGTAAACGGCACGCGCCAGCGCTACCCGTGCACGTTGCCCGCCGGACAGCGTGCGTCCGTTCTCGCCAACGCCCATGAGATCACCGCCAAGTATGCGTATATCCTCGTTAAGAGCGCACGCATGCAGCACGGTCCTGTACCATTGTTCGTCAAAGTTGCTGCCCCACACGATATTGTCACGTATCGTGGCCCGCTGCAGCCATGGCGATTGCGGCACATAGCCAAAGCCGGTGGTCAGCTCCTGGACGCACACCTCGCCATCGAGACACTGCAGACCGGCTATGATGGCCGTCAGCAGGCTGCTCTTGCCGCCGCCAACGGGACCCTCAATGCAGATCAATTGTCCGGCCTTGATGTCCAAATTGATGTCGTTCAGACGGAACTGGGAAATGGTTGTCTCGCTGTCGCTATCACTGTGCTCCGTATCGTGCACAAAGTGGGCCGACTTCATTTGCAGCACACTGGGCGTGGCAGCCGGACTTGCACTGCCGCGCATAATGGGATTATAGTAGCTGGAATAGTCCAAATTGGGCACATCCATCAGCTGCTGTACGCGTCGCAACGATACCCACGCCTCGATCAGACCATTGAGCACCCACGGAAAGGCGTTCAGCGGGCCGATCAGCATGTAGAGCAGAGCGACGCTTGTGTACGTCGTGGAGGCAATTAACGGATTGCCCAGCAGCACGGATACGCCAAATGTGAGCAGGCACATAAGCACCGGGGTCGTTGCCCAGAAATAAACACACATGGCATCCAGATATTTGCGCTTGGACAGAAATTTGAGTTCCGTGGTTCGCAGTGCGCGGATTTTGGTTATGAATATGGGCTCCCAGGCATTGGTCTTGATTTGCTTGGCGCCCTGCATGGTCTCTGTGGTGGCCGAGAGACGCGCATCCTTGGCTGTCATCAGGCCCGTCGAATAGATGCCGATGCGCTTGGCCAGCCAGCGATTGATGGGTATCAGCAGTGCGGCAAATATGACGCCCGCCAGAAAGGCGGCGCCCAGCTGCAGATAGAGCAGATACAATGTGGTAAACAGCTTGAAGGGAATGCTCCAGAAGAAGTGAAAGCTAATGCACGAGTTGACAATGCGATCCGCATCGGTGGACATGAGGTTAAGCATATCCGGACGCGATTCGCGCACACCGCGCGCCTCCAATGCCTTGCGATAGATGCTATTGACGACGCCCACGCGCATCTTCATGCTGACCATGGCCATGCGCCAATCGAAATGACAGCCGCACAGCGCCGACAGCAAGGTGCTGCCGAACAGGCCCAGGGCATAGTAATAGGCCCTGCCGTCCGTTTGTCCGTCCTGATAGCTGTCCTGCCGCAACAGTCCGCCGAGCAGCAGCGGACCCGCAAAGCTGGATATGTCCGCTACGAGGCGCAACAGTCCGATCAAATAGAACTCCAGGCCAAAGCACTTGTGCAGCGCACGGAATATGCTCTGCGATTGCGACAACGCCAGATGCAGTCGCTCGCTGAGGCGTGTGATGTTCAGCGCATCGGGCAGATCAAACAAGTCCTCGATGCGACGCAGTTTGCCGGCCACGCCCTTGCTTATCAGCGGCTGCACCCAGTGGAACACGAAACGCGACGGCCAACTGGCCTCGTCCTGGGCATGACCCAGCAGCGCCTCGTTCAGCTCAAAGTGAAAGTAGGTATAACGATTGGTCAGCAACGCCTCCTGCTCGCGATCTCTGGCGCCTGTGGTGCTGGAGCACAAGATGGCATTCCCCTTGGGCAGTAGCGTGGCGGCGTAGCACAGGTCGCACAGCAATGTGGCCAGGCTCCATGGCCACCACTCAAAGTGGCGACTGGTGCGCAGCCAAACGCCGTCCAGCACCACGACCATCAGCCAAACGACATTCATCAAGAGCGGACCACGATGGCTCAGCGTGCCAAAATGTCGCGCCGTCAGCAGATAGCCTGGAAGAGGGAAGTCAATGATACGGCAGACGCCTTGATTTTCCAATAATAAACCTACCGGAGTGCACAATCCACATGATGCACTCGGCGCTGACGACAAGCACATCGACCGCATACAAATCGATGCCAGCGCGAtggaatacaaatattttggatACGGGCAACAGTGCCAAAATAATACTAAATACAATGCGCAATGccagcaattgcaattggaGGCTATTGCGCACTATCTGCTGCGTCTGATTGCCAAAATTGTAGGCGGATATCGATGCAAAGATCGTGTAGACGGGCAGCTGGAGCAGGGTCTTCTGGAAGCAGGGCAACAGATCGTTGGTGTCGTTGGCGAATGGCTTCAGGCCTGTGGGACAGAAGTGTGTCCAGTTCCATGCGAAATTCCAATCAATGTTCGACATCGTATTTAGTTAggacgaaacgaaacgaacgcGAATTTGGgactttttcctttttttttcacgCAGCTTTGTTTCTTAGTCATCATTTGCGATTGCCGCGCTGTGAAAGGGGGGCGCGCGGGTCGGGCCGCAAGCAGTGATAAATACTATTGCAAGAAGCCCTTTATTTTACCGATTGCGCGTTCGAGATTAGCTGCCGCCGCTCTTGTTTATAACTAAAGAACAGCTGgagctgccaaaaaaaaaaccccaacacacaatcacacacgaACAGCTGCAACGTACACACGTGAATGGCAATTACACTTATGAGCGCAGagcagttatcgataattttgtCGCTTATCGTTATCggtaatatttaaaaaaaaagcgcttTCAGTTGGTAATTCCAGTTTAACTTTGAATTCAAAAACATCACTTGTTATATAGTTGCTCCTGCACTTTGCTCGTTATGCTattcgtttatttttaaatgattcAAGGCTATTTAAGTAGTTATTTGACATCGTATTGTGATGATATAGTAGTATAGTATAGTAGTCTGACTATAAGAAACAATACATGCAACTATATAAGGAAATGAACAACAATTGTAAGCAACTGAAGAAATTAAtactttataaaaaaataaaatacgtatttttattttgcttacaAATCCCCAAACAAGTTCAGTTATTCATTTCAATGAACCATTTAATTGAACTTGTTCCAAAAAAACTGCAATTCGCGCCGAATGACATGCAGCGAAGAAGAAGcatttgtttacaaatttcTAATTCGTTAAAATGACACAAACTGAGGCCGCGAACAGCGAAAACAGCTCAGAAATAGTCGAACTACCCAATCAACTTGTGGATATATTCAGAGCTCTGGCTGAAAATGCTAACATTATCTTTAAGTCGCAACAAATCGATGATCCCGAGCTAAACTTGTCGGAGAAGCAACAAATTGCGCAGGATGCATTTCACAAAAATCGCGAAACTTTCTTAATACGCTTCGGCAGCTATTTAGACGAGCGCCAATTAAGCGACTTTCAGTCTCTGGGCGTACAGGAGCCCATCAAGCCCGATGAGAACCTGGAGGAgatttgcctgctgctggaCGACTTCAAGCGGAAGCTGCACACCCGTTCGGTCTGCGTCAAGAATAGACGCTACCATGCaatggagcagctgctgcagaagGGCGAATACTTCAGCGAGCACGAAATGATGCAGCGGGCACCAGAGCTGTACCAGGAACTGGTCGGACAATACTTGACGGAGCAGGAGCGCAAGCAGCGGGACAGCTACGATGTGCGCAACACCAGTTTCTCGGGCATACTGATGCACACGCTGGAGCAGAAGCAGCGGGACGAGCTGTTGCAACAGGTAGATAGCGGCTCAGAGATGCAGTCGCTGCCGGCGCCAGCCGCAAATGTGGATTGCGAAGTGCCTGCTGCGTGCCGCAAGCAATGGGGCGGCTTCGAGGATGATGAGCCGGTGGCTTGCTCCACGAGTCGAACTACACAGCATGCCGCAGCGCCAGTCAGCCGAATAACCACAGCCGAGTATTACAATCCCGGCGAAAGAGAGCTGCTGCGCAACGAGTTTATGGGCTTGATGAAGGAGCGCTTTCTCAGCGGCCAGGACAAGGATTTCGACTACACAGCTGTGGACGACAATGCCCAGCTTGACGATCTAAAGCAAATCGAACGTGATGAGGAGGATGCCTACTTTGAGTCCagtgacgatgatgatgatgttgatgttgatgctaAGGCGGCGCCTGAACGAAGCAATTCCAGCGACGAGGATGAGCTGGACGTCTATATGCGGCATCTAAACCAACATCCCAGTCTGCAgcattagttttttatttagctttaaTCCTAGCATTATAACGTGTACAATGACATAAGTATAAATTGTACCTTAAACCTGAGACTAATCCTGCATTCGTGTCCAAGATCAATCGCATGTTTAGTGAACAACTTTCGCGCCTATTAACTAGAAATACATGCAGTGGAGTGACCATTATCTGGGCCGGCCACGGCCACGTGGAAATCCGCGTCCACGGCCGCGCAACACCTTGCTATTGGGTGGCGGACTCTTTGGCCGCAGCATTTCGATGCGACTGGTGCAGCCGGTGGCAGTGGCCTCCGCAAAATAGGTCTGATAGAGCTCGGCATTGAAATTGGAATTCGTCAGCTCGGGTCCGACGGTTAGCCAGCCCGGCCTGATGCTCGAATCGCGTCcaaacaaatgcaaacgcCGACGGCCCAGGCAAAAGTGCTCAATGATATGAAAGATTTCGATGGGCTTCTCGAAGCTACCGAACTCCTCCTCCTCGGATATGATCAGATCAATGTCCACATTGGCGTGTATGAAATCGCCATCGCTGGAACGTCGTACCGTGCCCTTGATGCCCATCAGGCAGTGCTCCTTTGTGCGCTGGAAAACGGATTTGGGTATGGCCTGCTTTGAGTGGCCTGGCTTGTTGATGTTTGTGCGTATCCAGCAGATGTCCTCGCAACGGCGAAAGCCCCACTTCTTCAGACAATTGCGGCCCTGATCCAAGCCCTCCGACGAGCCGCACCACAGGAATACAAACGAACGATGCTCAGCTATTTCGCCGACATCCAAATCTGCGCGCAAAGATATGTTTAATATGGCCTATAATTGGCTCTTGCTGATCAGCTTACTGAGTATGTCGTCCCAGTTCCAGAAGACGCGCGGCGCCCCGCCCACCGTGGCCACAGCGGGCGCTGCTCGAGCATATTCCTCCAGCGGCGGCTCAATGAGTATGACATCAAATTTGGTGCCCAGGGTTTTGACATCTAACGTTTTGAGATCGGCCTTCAGATACATGGGCGCCGATGCGGTGTCCTGGATAAGCTTGTCTTTCAGCTTGATCAGCTCCCGCAGCTTGGGATACTCCTCGAAGCGATCGGCCAGACCGACATCGCGTATAAAGTTTTGTGGCCTTTGGCCGGTGTCCACAAAATGCTGGCAGTAATCATTGTGCGGATTGGAAGACTGTGTGCCCTTCAGGAACGTCGACGAGTCCCTGTAAATAATCTCGTTCGGTGTCTTCTTGGACGATGaggcgccgccgctgccgccatcCTCCTCGTCCCGTTGGCCCGAGGCATTTAGCTGCCGGCTGCCACCGATGCCAGAATAATTGTTGCTATCCTCAGCATTGCCCAGCACCTTTTTCAGCTCGTCAACGCTGGACAAACCGAgctgaaattatttaaatattcacatttagaaaaaaaaaaaacaaggcgACGGTGAAAATTGACGCCCACCCACCGTTTGGGCAAGCAACAGTCGGCGTTTACGCGAACGCTCTTGCGAGCTCTTTAATACATCGCTCATGCCAGTTGGCGTCTCTGCTGCacagttaaataaattaatacttaatttaaactaaaataaagacaaataaaaaatagtcGACCAACGCGTCTCGCAAACGCGTATAGTTGACGATAGAGATGGGTGCGGCACAAAATTTGCACTAAGACACATTGTCACGCTGGGCACGTAACATCGCCAATCGGCATGTGTGACTAGCAAGAAGCAGAGTAACgacagtctggcaacgccatACACAGTTGCCATTCACAATCAGCTGCATGCAGCGCTGAcacaaaattcattttttctatGTTAAACGCTGTAATTTTGGCTTCTAATTAGTGAAAATTTGAACGTAATTCACATTACAAAATGAAGCTGCTGCGCAAGACGCTCTTGTGCGCGCTCATTGTGCTACTCGGCTGCCTAATATTTGTCGCAGCACAGGGTAAACAAAAGGTATGCACACATTCGCCCATGGATATATGGCCACGTCAGAGCAACGGGCGCTAGCCGGTTCCGTTAGCCGGCAACAACGGGACTTGCGGTAGATGTAAACATTAATGTTGATTTCTTGCAGACGGGTCTCTCGCTTTCGGAGAAGGTGCAGAATCTGGTGGAGATGAATATGAAGAAGCCGCTGTTGCGCTTCAACGGGCCCAAATTTCGTGAATATGTGAAAAACACGCCGCGCAACTACTCAATGATTGTGATGCTAACGGCGCTGGCGCCGTCCCGCCAATGCCAGATCTGTCGTCATGCCCACGACGAGTTCAGCATTGTGGCCAACTCGTATCGCTTCTCGCCCATCTACTCGAACAAGCTGTTCTTTGCCATGGTCGATTTTGATGAGGGCTCCGATGTGTTTCAGCTGCTGCGCCTGAATACGGCGCCCGTTTTCATGCATTTCCCGGCCAAGGGCAAGCCCAAAGGTGCCGATACCATGGACATACATCGTGTTGGCTTTGCCGCcgattccatagccaagtttGTGGCCGAACGCACGGATATCACAATACGCATATTCCGTCCGCCAAACTATTCGGGCACGGTGGCCATGATTACCCTGGTCGCGTTGGTGGGCAGCTTTTTGTATATTCGCCGCAACAATCTGGAGTTCCTGTACAACAAAAATCTGTGGGGTGCAATTGCAGTATTCTTTTGCTTCGCCATGATCTCGGGCCAGATGTGGAATCACATACGCGGACCGCCGCTGGTGCATAAAACACAAAACGGCGGCGTTGCCTACATCCACGGCTCGTCCCAGGGCCAGCTAGTCGTGGAGACGTACATTGTCATGTTTTTGAGTAAGTCCGGCATTTGCTTGAGCCCCATTTGCCAACTGCTAACGAGATTAACGTTGGGTCCTTTGCAGATGCCATGATTGTCCTGGGCATGATATTGCTCATCGAGTCGGGCACACCGAAGGCGCACAATCGCAACCGCATGATGGCCATGGCTGGTTTGGTATTGTTAACCGTATTCTTCTCCTTTTTGCTATCCGTATTCCGTTCCAAGGCGCAAGGTTATCCTTATAGGTAAGTCCAGTTAGCTATAAATCCGGCCTGCCTTTAATTATTTCTCGCTTGCAGTTTCTTGTTTAAGTAAAATCAATTGACGCCCAAAGATAGGTTCAAGTGGAACGTTCACGTTTTATATAGTTCGAattgacaaaaacaacaacaacaacaacaacagcaagcacattgtatgtgtgtgtaaaacgagtttaataataaatgccacAAATAATTTAGTAAAACAATTTCCAATTGAAGCCTACAGCAGCCAGGGTATGATGGCATGTCGCTGCTTGGGATAGTCCTTAAAGTTCTCCCTGTACCATTGATGGGTGAGCAGCGCGTTGATCGTCTGATTGCTGGCCACCCACAGAAAGATCAGCTTCCACGTGCTGATGGGCGTAAACAGATCGGCGAGGCAATAGTACATGACCACCTCGAAGAACATGTGCGGCGAGGAGATCAAATTGAACCAGCCGCCGCTGGGCAGCAGATGCGCCTCCGTCTGCACGGCGCCCGTCTTGGCATCCCTGCGCAGCCGCACCAGCAGCATATTGCTGGCATACTGCTGCAGCCAGGCGAAGAGGAAGACGAGCGTATATGTTGCCTGCAGCAGGCTGATATTGGACAGGGTGAACGGCGCCGGTTTTGAGCCGCGCACAAAGCCTGCCGTATTGCCCAGCAGCGAGATAATGGCGCCAAAATAGTGCAGATGTCCCACGGCATAATGCGAGAGATTCATCCGGCTGCGCTTGGAGAAGATTTGCACGAAATTCGTCTCGTAGAAGCGACGGACACACTGCACGGTGAGCAGCACAGTTCCTATGAACGCTGTGTTCGAATCCACCAGCACCTGGCGCTGGGTGCGTCCGCCGCACATGAAGTCCAGAAAGCGTAGCACGTACTCCGGCGCCGCAGTCTGGGTGAGGATGGAACTGCTGATGAAATAGAGCGCCAGCAGAGACCAGCCAAAGGcgaatatatagaaatgaCTGAACCAGGCCTTGGGCACCTCCAGATGACTGATCAGTGCGTCCGTTTCGCCCTTATGACTGTGCTTCCCATAGCGAAAGGACTGACGAATGCAGTTGGGCAGATGCGATTCCACCAGGGTCATTAAACTGCCCAGCAAGACGATGGTCACAATGAAAACGATGAAAATCACTTGAATCAGATTTATCTTGTACTGATCAATGAGCTCCTCCAAGGAGCTAATCAGTGACAGCAGCATTTTGAAACACGTAAGTCTTAATTGACAATTTTAAACGAAATAGAAAGCGATTAGGCCACGACTTTCACCGCTTATCAGAAGCGAACGACCCCAAAAATGCACGCGCTTGCATGTGAATGGCAAATGTGTAGGGCTGCTCAGTTTGGGTTGGCGCGCGTTTAAAATACATAAGCTTTTGCTTGTGATAAACCGTTTTAAAAAGtagattattttacaaaatgtctgcttataatattaataattagaATGATTGTTGAGCTACTGCAGGCAGCTTATGATGATCATGTTGAATAAGTCATTGACTCGCCCGTCAGCAGCTATGTGCGCGCACATATGTGAATGGCAGGGCTGTGCAGGGCTGCATTATTAAATTAGGCGCGTACTTTGAATAGGTAAGCTTTTGTGCACTAAGTTGTCTACCACACTAAATTGCTATTTATTTGCAACAAAGCTAAACATTAAACTAAATTTGCTACGCATAACGCTAGATAATTGATAGATATGCATAATTCGATGCGGTTACGATATGCCCGGCCCCTTGATACTGGCTGCCGGCTAATTGCAGTTGAATTTGATGAGTAttgcttttgatttaaatGAAGCGCCTTTAACAGTAGAGCACTCGCGGCGATGTTTGTCAAATGTCCACGCCATTGCGTCCCAAAGTGCCGCCCTTATAGGGTGGCGGCTTGGGCCGTGCATAGATGCCGGAGGCGCCAGTGTCCAGCTGATACAAGCTATTGCTTGGACTGCAATTGAAAAGATTTATAGTAAAAGGAATAACGATGGAATGCTGCACCAGATACCTTTGGGAACGCATGCTTGTGTTGTCCAGCAGAAAATTGGGATCC is a window encoding:
- the LOC6627561 gene encoding ATP-binding cassette sub-family C member 10; amino-acid sequence: MSNIDWNFAWNWTHFCPTGLKPFANDTNDLLPCFQKTLLQLPVYTIFASISAYNFGNQTQQIVRNSLQLQLLALRIVFSIILALLPVSKIFVFHRAGIDLYAVDVLVVSAECIMWIVHSGYLLTARHFGTLSHRGPLLMNVVWLMVVVLDGVWLRTSRHFEWWPWSLATLLCDLCYAATLLPKGNAILCSSTTGARDREQEALLTNRYTYFHFELNEALLGHAQDEASWPSRFVFHWVQPLISKGVAGKLRRIEDLFDLPDALNITRLSERLHLALSQSQSIFRALHKCFGLEFYLIGLLRLVADISSFAGPLLLGGLLRQDSYQDGQTDGRAYYYALGLFGSTLLSALCGCHFDWRMAMVSMKMRVGVVNSIYRKALEARGVRESRPDMLNLMSTDADRIVNSCISFHFFWSIPFKLFTTLYLLYLQLGAAFLAGVIFAALLIPINRWLAKRIGIYSTGLMTAKDARLSATTETMQGAKQIKTNAWEPIFITKIRALRTTELKFLSKRKYLDAMCVYFWATTPVLMCLLTFGVSVLLGNPLIASTTYTSVALLYMLIGPLNAFPWVLNGLIEAWVSLRRVQQLMDVPNLDYSSYYNPIMRGSASPAATPSVLQMKSAHFVHDTEHSDSDSETTISQFRLNDINLDIKAGQLICIEGPVGGGKSSLLTAIIAGLQCLDGEVCVQELTTGFGYVPQSPWLQRATIRDNIVWGSNFDEQWYRTVLHACALNEDIRILGGDLMGVGENGRTLSGGQRARVALARAVYQNKKVYLLDDVLSSLDAHVAKHIIRHCLLGLLKQKTRIVVTRSTQLFFHANQILHVQDGQLRPSDYMTESIDMSSEEEEQEEDEHSLALRRLSVELPNVADVDKRSVDSLLLEESREFGHLSTNVFACYWRAVTAPLALTVLLSVLLMQLTRNLSDAWLAHWVTDTTLDGHTNDTSLQHQLMRAGSSDNESIAAHTTGYYLGIFAAIAVTNSLVTLARAFLFAYAGIKAAIFMHEQLLKHVMFAKFNFFDVTSVGRILNRFSSDTNTVDDSLPFILNILLAQLAGLVGALCVSLYAMPWLVLIIIPMVPIYLNLQQRYRHASRDIKRLSSNAMSPLYTHFTETLEGLSTIRSMRASGRFQRDFQGKLEESTKAQLSAAAAQQWLALRLQLLGSLLVGGAGLLAAITASHTTNPGLVGLCISYALSITGQLGDLLHAVAETEQELVAVERVDEYLQLEPEQNAEGCADPPFGWPTQGVLSFKNVQLSYREHLSPALRGISFETEAFERIGIVGRTGAGKSSVLAALLRVAPLSQGDIYLDQMNLKTLALSLLRERIGVITQEPFLFEGTVRENLDPSHKYYDSEIWHAIKNSAAATLLVQQLGGLDGRVERCGNNLSAGQRQLLCLARALLKNAKVVCIDEGTSSLDDESDLCMQQALRNAFKSCTLIFIAHRLRGLQAMDRILVLDDGRICEQGKPQQLAADANSLFHSMLQAQDISLADFAKID
- the LOC6627560 gene encoding coiled-coil domain-containing protein 97, whose protein sequence is MTQTEAANSENSSEIVELPNQLVDIFRALAENANIIFKSQQIDDPELNLSEKQQIAQDAFHKNRETFLIRFGSYLDERQLSDFQSLGVQEPIKPDENLEEICLLLDDFKRKLHTRSVCVKNRRYHAMEQLLQKGEYFSEHEMMQRAPELYQELVGQYLTEQERKQRDSYDVRNTSFSGILMHTLEQKQRDELLQQVDSGSEMQSLPAPAANVDCEVPAACRKQWGGFEDDEPVACSTSRTTQHAAAPVSRITTAEYYNPGERELLRNEFMGLMKERFLSGQDKDFDYTAVDDNAQLDDLKQIERDEEDAYFESSDDDDDVDVDAKAAPERSNSSDEDELDVYMRHLNQHPSLQH
- the Mettl14 gene encoding N(6)-adenosine-methyltransferase non-catalytic subunit METTL14 codes for the protein MSDVLKSSQERSRKRRLLLAQTLGLSSVDELKKVLGNAEDSNNYSGIGGSRQLNASGQRDEEDGGSGGASSSKKTPNEIIYRDSSTFLKGTQSSNPHNDYCQHFVDTGQRPQNFIRDVGLADRFEEYPKLRELIKLKDKLIQDTASAPMYLKADLKTLDVKTLGTKFDVILIEPPLEEYARAAPAVATVGGAPRVFWNWDDILNLDVGEIAEHRSFVFLWCGSSEGLDQGRNCLKKWGFRRCEDICWIRTNINKPGHSKQAIPKSVFQRTKEHCLMGIKGTVRRSSDGDFIHANVDIDLIISEEEEFGSFEKPIEIFHIIEHFCLGRRRLHLFGRDSSIRPGWLTVGPELTNSNFNAELYQTYFAEATATGCTSRIEMLRPKSPPPNSKVLRGRGRGFPRGRGRPR
- the Ostgamma gene encoding tumor suppressor candidate 3, which encodes MKLLRKTLLCALIVLLGCLIFVAAQGKQKTGLSLSEKVQNLVEMNMKKPLLRFNGPKFREYVKNTPRNYSMIVMLTALAPSRQCQICRHAHDEFSIVANSYRFSPIYSNKLFFAMVDFDEGSDVFQLLRLNTAPVFMHFPAKGKPKGADTMDIHRVGFAADSIAKFVAERTDITIRIFRPPNYSGTVAMITLVALVGSFLYIRRNNLEFLYNKNLWGAIAVFFCFAMISGQMWNHIRGPPLVHKTQNGGVAYIHGSSQGQLVVETYIVMFLNAMIVLGMILLIESGTPKAHNRNRMMAMAGLVLLTVFFSFLLSVFRSKAQGYPYSFLFK
- the LOC6627557 gene encoding polyprenal reductase, with product MLLSLISSLEELIDQYKINLIQVIFIVFIVTIVLLGSLMTLVESHLPNCIRQSFRYGKHSHKGETDALISHLEVPKAWFSHFYIFAFGWSLLALYFISSSILTQTAAPEYVLRFLDFMCGGRTQRQVLVDSNTAFIGTVLLTVQCVRRFYETNFVQIFSKRSRMNLSHYAVGHLHYFGAIISLLGNTAGFVRGSKPAPFTLSNISLLQATYTLVFLFAWLQQYASNMLLVRLRRDAKTGAVQTEAHLLPSGGWFNLISSPHMFFEVVMYYCLADLFTPISTWKLIFLWVASNQTINALLTHQWYRENFKDYPKQRHAIIPWLL